A region from the Wansuia hejianensis genome encodes:
- a CDS encoding XTP/dITP diphosphatase, which translates to MYQIIFATGNAGKMKEVREILADLPAQVLSMKEAGIDTDIVEDGTSFEENAVIKARAVAGALGEREKAVVLADDSGLEIDWLNGEPGIYSARYMGEDTSYRIKNANLIARLDGVPPEKRTARFVCAIAAVLPDGEVLTTRGVIEGKIGYEERGANGFGYDPIFYLPDMSRTTAELTPAEKNAVSHRGNALMAMKKELSERMQG; encoded by the coding sequence ATGTACCAGATAATTTTTGCTACCGGAAATGCCGGAAAGATGAAAGAAGTCCGGGAGATCCTCGCAGACCTTCCCGCGCAGGTCCTGTCAATGAAAGAGGCAGGAATAGACACAGACATTGTGGAGGACGGCACCTCATTTGAGGAGAATGCGGTCATAAAAGCGAGAGCGGTTGCCGGCGCCCTGGGCGAAAGGGAAAAGGCGGTAGTGCTGGCGGATGATTCAGGTCTGGAGATAGACTGGCTGAATGGAGAACCGGGCATATATTCAGCGCGCTACATGGGCGAGGATACTTCCTACAGGATTAAAAACGCCAATCTGATTGCCCGCCTGGACGGTGTCCCTCCCGAAAAAAGGACGGCCCGTTTTGTCTGTGCCATCGCAGCAGTGCTTCCGGACGGGGAGGTACTTACGACCCGTGGAGTTATAGAGGGGAAGATCGGCTATGAGGAACGGGGGGCCAACGGATTCGGATACGATCCTATTTTCTATCTGCCGGATATGAGCAGAACGACGGCAGAGCTGACTCCTGCGGAGAAAAACGCAGTCAGCCATCGGGGAAATGCCTTAATGGCGATGAAAAAGGAATTGTCGGAGAGGATGCAGGGATGA
- a CDS encoding metallophosphoesterase family protein yields MKVLVVSDTHGHAEQIKRVLDKTGAVDALVHCGDIEGQEEYIRRLADCPCYMVAGNNDWGTDLNREILLTLDDYRVFITHGHSYGVSLGTERIRDEAASRNVQIAIFGHTHRPLIDTEDNLTLLNPGSLCYPRQIGRKPTYLVINIDRDHEAHYAIGQLD; encoded by the coding sequence ATGAAAGTTTTGGTTGTAAGCGATACTCATGGACATGCGGAACAGATTAAGAGGGTTCTGGATAAGACCGGGGCTGTTGATGCTCTTGTACACTGTGGGGATATTGAGGGGCAGGAGGAATATATCCGCAGGCTGGCGGATTGTCCCTGCTATATGGTTGCGGGGAATAATGACTGGGGAACTGACCTGAACAGAGAGATTTTGCTGACACTGGATGATTACCGGGTATTTATCACTCATGGGCATTCTTATGGAGTGTCTCTGGGAACGGAGCGGATTCGGGATGAAGCGGCCAGCCGGAATGTGCAGATCGCAATTTTCGGCCACACGCACAGGCCTCTGATCGATACCGAGGATAACCTGACATTGCTCAATCCCGGTTCCCTCTGTTATCCGCGCCAGATCGGCAGGAAACCTACATATCTGGTCATCAATATAGACAGGGATCATGAGGCTCATTATGCCATCGGACAGCTGGATTAG
- the rho gene encoding transcription termination factor Rho translates to MKEKYESLPLSELRQVAKARGLKGISTLRKEQLVERMLQEDEKEKTEKPERPDPETEEKPDRSERADGGKGRPVNDGEEHPKSDFQALDSGQEVCGILEVLADGYGFIRSDNFLPGDNDVYVSPSQIRRFGLKTGDVLKGNTRVKSQNEKFSALLYVKNINGMSPHESSKRFNFEDMTPIFPDHRIHLERPGGSLAMRIVDLVSPIGKGQRGMIVSPPKAGKTTLLKDAAKSILRNNPEMHLMILLIDERPEEVTDIKETVQGPNVEVIYSTFDELPEHHKRVSEMVIERAKRLVENKRDVVIFIDSITRLARAYNQVVPPSGRTLSGGLDPAALHMPKRFFGAARNMREGGSLTILATALVDTGSKMDDVVYEEFKGTGNMELVLDRKLQEKRVFPAIDIVKSGTRREDLLLTTEEQEAVSSMRRALNGMKSDEAAENILNMFARSRNNAELVQVLRKQKII, encoded by the coding sequence ATGAAAGAAAAATATGAGTCTTTGCCATTAAGTGAACTGAGGCAGGTCGCTAAGGCCAGAGGTCTGAAGGGGATTTCAACCCTGCGCAAGGAACAGCTGGTAGAGCGGATGCTGCAGGAAGATGAAAAGGAGAAGACGGAAAAGCCAGAGAGACCAGACCCGGAAACAGAGGAAAAGCCAGACAGATCTGAACGGGCAGACGGAGGGAAAGGCCGTCCGGTAAATGACGGTGAAGAGCATCCGAAATCAGATTTCCAGGCATTGGACAGCGGCCAGGAGGTCTGCGGGATCCTGGAAGTGCTGGCGGACGGATATGGGTTTATCCGTTCAGACAATTTCCTGCCCGGTGACAATGATGTATATGTATCCCCTTCCCAGATCCGCAGGTTTGGACTGAAGACCGGTGACGTGCTGAAGGGAAATACCAGGGTTAAATCACAGAATGAGAAGTTTTCAGCCTTATTATATGTTAAGAATATCAATGGGATGAGCCCTCATGAGAGCTCAAAACGTTTTAATTTTGAAGATATGACGCCGATCTTTCCGGATCACAGAATTCATCTGGAGAGGCCCGGCGGAAGTCTGGCCATGAGGATCGTAGATCTGGTCAGCCCCATCGGTAAGGGGCAGAGGGGGATGATCGTATCGCCTCCGAAAGCTGGAAAAACCACACTTCTGAAGGACGCAGCCAAATCAATCCTGCGCAACAATCCGGAGATGCATCTTATGATCCTGCTGATTGACGAGCGGCCGGAGGAAGTGACCGATATAAAGGAGACGGTGCAGGGGCCAAATGTGGAAGTGATCTACTCTACCTTTGATGAACTGCCGGAGCACCACAAGAGGGTGTCTGAGATGGTTATTGAACGTGCAAAGCGCCTGGTAGAGAACAAAAGGGACGTAGTGATTTTTATTGACAGCATTACCCGTCTGGCGCGAGCCTATAACCAGGTGGTGCCGCCCAGCGGAAGAACACTCTCCGGTGGTCTGGACCCGGCGGCCCTCCATATGCCGAAGCGTTTCTTCGGCGCGGCCCGGAATATGCGTGAAGGCGGAAGCCTGACGATTCTGGCAACGGCGCTTGTGGATACGGGAAGCAAGATGGACGATGTGGTCTATGAAGAATTCAAGGGAACCGGCAATATGGAACTGGTCCTGGATCGTAAGCTTCAGGAAAAACGGGTCTTCCCCGCTATTGACATTGTGAAGTCCGGGACCAGGCGAGAAGACCTGCTGCTGACAACAGAGGAGCAGGAAGCCGTCAGCAGCATGCGGCGAGCACTGAACGGTATGAAGTCCGACGAGGCGGCAGAAAATATCCTGAACATGTTTGCGCGCAGCCGCAATAACGCTGAACTGGTTCAGGTACTGAGAAAACAAAAAATCATTTAA
- the rpmE gene encoding 50S ribosomal protein L31, protein MKEGIHPEYYEATVTCNCGNTFKTGSTKQDIHVEICSKCHPFYTGQQKAAAARGRIEKFNKKYGM, encoded by the coding sequence ATGAAAGAGGGAATCCATCCGGAGTATTATGAAGCAACAGTTACATGCAACTGCGGTAACACATTTAAGACCGGTTCAACAAAGCAGGATATTCATGTGGAAATTTGTTCCAAATGCCATCCGTTCTATACCGGACAGCAGAAAGCTGCTGCAGCCCGTGGACGTATTGAGAAATTCAATAAGAAATACGGCATGTAA
- a CDS encoding DUF1385 domain-containing protein: MKSSNIGGQAVMEGIMMRNQDQYSIAVRKPDQEIEVKVEPYKSVINCKPLLKIPVIRGVFNFIDSLVVGIKCLMYSATFYEEEEDAAKQEMAEEEKKAREEKEKKEEKAMMTGTLIFSIVIAVAVFMMLPYFLTNLFRQVITSKWAISLLESLVRVAIFLGYLLLVSRMKDIQRTFMYHGAEHKCINCIEHGLELNVENVMKSSRLHKRCGTSFLFFVIIVSAVFLMFIQVESHVWRIVIRLLLVPVIAGVSYEIIRLAGRSENPVVNLLSKPGMALQKLTTREPDESQAEVAIAAVEAVFDWRAFLKENFGYQAVDAAGTGEGAAVPGMDA, encoded by the coding sequence ATGAAATCATCGAACATCGGCGGCCAGGCTGTGATGGAAGGGATCATGATGCGGAATCAGGATCAGTATTCAATCGCGGTAAGAAAGCCTGACCAGGAAATAGAAGTTAAAGTGGAGCCTTACAAAAGCGTGATCAACTGCAAACCACTTTTGAAAATACCAGTCATACGCGGTGTGTTCAACTTCATTGATTCACTGGTTGTGGGAATCAAATGTCTGATGTATTCCGCCACATTCTACGAGGAGGAAGAGGACGCAGCAAAACAGGAAATGGCAGAAGAAGAGAAAAAAGCCAGGGAAGAGAAAGAGAAAAAAGAGGAGAAGGCGATGATGACAGGCACTCTGATTTTTTCGATTGTGATCGCCGTGGCCGTATTTATGATGCTTCCATATTTTCTGACGAACCTGTTCCGTCAGGTAATTACCTCTAAATGGGCGATCTCCCTTCTGGAATCCCTTGTACGGGTGGCGATCTTCCTGGGCTACCTGTTGTTGGTTTCACGGATGAAGGATATCCAGAGGACATTCATGTACCATGGGGCTGAGCATAAATGTATCAACTGCATTGAGCACGGACTGGAACTGAACGTGGAGAATGTGATGAAAAGTTCCCGCCTGCATAAGCGCTGCGGAACCAGCTTTCTGTTTTTTGTAATCATTGTGAGCGCGGTGTTCCTGATGTTCATACAAGTCGAATCTCATGTCTGGAGGATTGTGATCCGGCTTTTGCTGGTGCCGGTGATAGCGGGAGTTTCCTATGAGATCATCCGCCTGGCCGGAAGATCTGAGAATCCTGTGGTGAATCTGCTGAGTAAGCCAGGCATGGCGCTGCAGAAGCTGACAACCAGAGAGCCGGATGAATCTCAGGCGGAGGTTGCCATAGCGGCAGTGGAAGCTGTATTCGACTGGAGAGCGTTTTTAAAAGAAAATTTTGGATACCAGGCCGTGGATGCGGCTGGTACAGGTGAGGGAGCAGCGGTTCCCGGAATGGATGCGTAG
- the prmC gene encoding peptide chain release factor N(5)-glutamine methyltransferase, translating into MRSAGGADRSLKAWLDYGTEYLQARQIADAKTDAWLLMEYVANITRSFYYMHMHEPMDENDTEDYLGLLKRRGEHVPVQYLTGEAWFYGYSFRVNQHVLIPRQDTEILVEEALKRIEPGMRVLDLCTGSGCVLLSVLKEASVSGVGTDISQEALLVAELNRKRLGVHAGWIESDLFENVGGTFQMILSNPPYIPSDVIPELDPEVREHEPVLALDGREDGLYFYRRIVDEARSYLCPGGWLCLEIGYDQGEALENMLKSHGYTEVKIIKDLAGNDRVAVGALSGREL; encoded by the coding sequence ATGCGTAGCGCCGGCGGCGCAGATCGGTCTTTAAAAGCCTGGCTGGATTACGGAACCGAATACCTGCAGGCCAGGCAGATTGCAGATGCGAAGACTGATGCCTGGCTGTTGATGGAATATGTGGCGAATATCACTCGTAGTTTTTATTATATGCACATGCATGAGCCCATGGATGAGAACGACACGGAGGACTATCTGGGTCTGCTGAAGCGGAGAGGGGAACACGTTCCTGTCCAGTATCTGACGGGAGAAGCCTGGTTCTATGGCTATTCCTTCAGGGTGAACCAGCATGTGCTGATCCCCAGACAGGATACGGAGATCCTGGTGGAAGAGGCTCTGAAGCGTATAGAGCCGGGTATGAGGGTACTGGATCTCTGTACGGGAAGCGGCTGTGTTCTGCTGTCGGTTCTGAAAGAGGCTTCTGTGTCAGGGGTGGGAACAGATATCTCGCAGGAAGCTTTGTTAGTGGCAGAGCTGAACAGGAAGCGTCTGGGTGTTCATGCGGGCTGGATTGAAAGCGATCTGTTTGAAAATGTGGGAGGTACGTTCCAGATGATCTTGTCCAATCCGCCCTACATCCCTTCTGATGTAATACCGGAACTGGATCCGGAGGTGCGGGAGCATGAGCCGGTGCTGGCGCTGGACGGCAGGGAAGACGGCCTGTATTTCTACAGGAGGATCGTGGATGAGGCCCGAAGCTATCTCTGCCCTGGCGGCTGGCTCTGCCTGGAGATAGGATATGACCAGGGAGAAGCCCTGGAGAACATGCTGAAGAGCCATGGTTATACGGAAGTGAAAATCATCAAGGACCTGGCCGGGAACGACCGTGTTGCGGTTGGCGCGCTGAGCGGCCGGGAGCTGTAG
- the prfA gene encoding peptide chain release factor 1 yields MFDKLEDILIRLEEILRQLNEPGVADDPSGFQRLMKEQAELQPIADTYLAYKKSRQTIEDSLELLDTENDEEMREMLKEELAEAKKQQEELEHELKILLLPRDPNDSKNVIVEIRAGAGGDEAALFAAEIYRMYNKYAESRNWKTEMMSLNENGIGGFKEVTFLLNGAGAYSRLKYESGVHRVQRVPETESGGRIHTSTITVAIMPEAEEIDFHLDMNDCKFDVFRASGNGGQCVNTTDSAVRLTHIPSGIVISCQDEKSQLKNKEKALKVLRSRLYEMELEKQHDAEAKERRSQVGTGDRSEKIRTYNFPQGRVTDHRIKLTLHKIDSILNGEMDELIDSLTAADQAAKLANLQGEEQEG; encoded by the coding sequence ATGTTTGATAAGCTGGAGGATATACTGATCCGGCTGGAGGAGATACTGCGTCAGCTCAATGAGCCGGGTGTGGCGGATGACCCGTCGGGATTCCAGAGGCTGATGAAGGAGCAGGCAGAGCTGCAGCCCATTGCGGACACCTATCTGGCCTATAAGAAGAGCCGGCAGACCATTGAAGACAGCCTGGAGCTTCTGGACACTGAGAATGACGAAGAGATGCGGGAAATGCTGAAGGAAGAGCTGGCAGAGGCGAAAAAACAGCAGGAAGAGCTGGAGCATGAGCTGAAGATTTTGCTGCTGCCCAGAGACCCCAACGACAGCAAAAATGTAATCGTAGAGATCCGGGCGGGAGCCGGAGGGGATGAGGCCGCTCTCTTTGCAGCGGAAATCTACCGGATGTATAATAAATACGCGGAATCCCGGAACTGGAAGACGGAGATGATGAGCCTGAACGAGAATGGAATCGGCGGTTTTAAGGAAGTTACCTTCCTGCTGAACGGTGCCGGTGCCTATTCAAGGCTGAAATATGAGAGCGGCGTACACCGGGTGCAGCGGGTGCCGGAGACGGAGAGCGGAGGACGTATCCATACTTCCACGATCACCGTTGCTATCATGCCGGAGGCAGAGGAAATTGATTTCCATCTGGATATGAATGACTGTAAGTTTGATGTATTCCGGGCGTCCGGAAACGGGGGACAGTGTGTTAATACAACGGATTCCGCAGTGCGCCTGACCCACATCCCTTCGGGAATCGTCATTTCCTGCCAGGATGAGAAATCGCAGCTGAAGAATAAAGAGAAAGCCCTGAAGGTTCTGCGTTCGCGCCTCTATGAGATGGAGCTTGAGAAGCAGCATGATGCGGAGGCTAAGGAACGGAGAAGCCAGGTGGGCACCGGGGACCGTTCAGAGAAGATCCGTACCTACAATTTCCCCCAGGGGCGGGTGACAGATCACAGGATCAAGCTGACACTGCACAAGATAGACAGCATTTTGAACGGAGAGATGGATGAGCTGATCGACAGCCTGACGGCAGCAGACCAGGCGGCCAAATTGGCGAACCTGCAGGGAGAGGAACAGGAGGGTTGA
- a CDS encoding nucleotidyltransferase family protein — MKKTALVIMAAGIGSRFGKGIKQLEPVGPGGEIIMDYSVHDALEAGFNKVVFIIRKDLEKDFKEIIGQRMEQRTEVVYAFQELDDLPDGFTKPEGRTKPWGTGQAILCCKGLVHEPFAVINADDYYGKEPFVKLHDYLIQDHPVRDGVQPVCMAGFRLGNTLSDNGGVTRGVCVMDGQNRLIGIHETSNIVKTAEGAAVEGEQGLTPLDADSRVSMNMWGLQPEFIDLLEKGFVSFLSEMESGDLKKEYLLPIFIDGLLQSGRAQVKVLETQENWFGVTYQEDKEAVVRAFQRLIAEGVYSRNLYE; from the coding sequence ATGAAAAAAACAGCGCTGGTGATTATGGCTGCCGGGATTGGGAGCCGCTTTGGCAAGGGGATCAAACAGCTGGAGCCAGTGGGGCCGGGGGGAGAGATCATCATGGATTACTCGGTTCATGATGCACTGGAAGCTGGCTTTAATAAGGTGGTATTTATTATCCGCAAGGATCTTGAGAAGGATTTTAAGGAAATTATCGGGCAGCGGATGGAGCAGAGAACAGAGGTAGTCTATGCGTTCCAGGAGCTGGATGATCTGCCGGACGGCTTCACGAAGCCAGAGGGACGGACGAAGCCCTGGGGCACAGGGCAGGCGATCCTTTGCTGCAAAGGCCTGGTTCATGAACCTTTTGCGGTTATTAATGCAGATGATTATTATGGTAAAGAACCTTTTGTCAAGCTGCATGACTACCTGATCCAGGATCATCCGGTCAGAGACGGAGTGCAGCCGGTCTGCATGGCTGGTTTCCGTTTGGGCAACACGCTGAGCGACAATGGAGGCGTTACCCGCGGAGTCTGTGTGATGGACGGCCAGAACCGTCTGATTGGGATACATGAAACCTCTAATATAGTAAAGACTGCGGAGGGAGCGGCTGTGGAAGGCGAGCAGGGACTGACTCCGCTGGACGCCGATTCCAGAGTGTCCATGAACATGTGGGGGCTTCAGCCGGAATTTATAGATTTACTGGAAAAAGGTTTTGTAAGCTTTCTGTCGGAGATGGAATCGGGAGATCTGAAAAAAGAATATCTGCTTCCCATTTTTATCGACGGGCTTCTGCAGAGCGGCCGCGCTCAGGTAAAGGTGCTGGAAACTCAGGAGAACTGGTTCGGAGTCACCTATCAGGAAGATAAAGAGGCTGTGGTACGGGCTTTTCAGAGACTGATTGCCGAAGGGGTATACAGCCGGAATCTCTATGAATGA
- the glmM gene encoding phosphoglucosamine mutase — MGKYFGTDGFRGEANVNLTVEHAYQVGRYLGWYFGRDHKAKIVIGKDTRRSSYMFEYSLVAGLTASGADAYLLHVTTTPSVSYVVRTEGFDCGIMISASHNPFYDNGIKIINGLGQKMDAEVEAKIESYIDGEQPEIPLAQREYIGRTVDFAAGRNRYIGHLISIPIRSFKNVKVGLDCANGSASSVAKSVFDAVGARTYVIHSEPDGTNINDSCGSTHIESLQKYVIENGLDVGFAYDGDADRCLAVDEKGHVVDGDRIMFLCGKYMKEQGRLKDNTIVTTIMSNMGLYKACEREGLRYEQTAVGDKYVCENMMANGYNLGGEQSGHIIFSKHATTGDGILTSLMVMEVMLEKKQPLSVLADEVTIYPQLLKNVRVADKKTARENPKVIAAVAAAGEALGDDGRILVRESGTEPVIRVMVEAENDVLCAKYVDQVIDVMKAEGLVLD; from the coding sequence ATGGGAAAGTATTTTGGCACAGACGGTTTCCGGGGGGAAGCCAACGTAAATTTGACAGTGGAACACGCTTATCAGGTGGGCAGATATCTGGGCTGGTATTTTGGAAGAGACCACAAAGCGAAGATCGTGATCGGCAAGGATACCAGGCGTTCCAGCTATATGTTTGAATATTCGCTGGTGGCGGGACTTACGGCCTCAGGAGCCGACGCATATCTGCTGCATGTGACAACCACACCCAGCGTATCCTATGTGGTACGCACCGAGGGGTTTGACTGTGGAATTATGATCTCTGCGAGCCATAATCCTTTTTATGACAATGGAATCAAGATCATCAACGGCCTGGGCCAGAAGATGGACGCAGAGGTTGAGGCGAAGATAGAGTCCTATATAGACGGGGAACAGCCGGAGATACCGCTGGCGCAGAGAGAGTATATCGGCCGTACCGTGGATTTTGCTGCGGGCAGGAACCGTTATATCGGCCATCTGATTTCGATTCCCATACGTTCCTTTAAAAATGTCAAGGTTGGTCTGGACTGTGCCAATGGAAGCGCTTCTTCTGTTGCAAAGAGCGTATTTGACGCGGTGGGGGCCAGAACCTATGTGATTCACAGTGAGCCGGATGGTACCAACATCAACGATAGCTGCGGCTCCACCCATATTGAATCGCTTCAGAAATATGTAATAGAAAACGGATTGGATGTGGGCTTTGCTTACGACGGGGATGCCGACAGATGTCTTGCCGTGGATGAAAAGGGCCATGTGGTAGACGGCGACAGAATCATGTTTCTCTGCGGAAAGTATATGAAGGAGCAGGGGCGGCTCAAAGATAACACGATCGTCACCACCATTATGTCGAACATGGGTCTTTATAAGGCCTGTGAACGGGAAGGGCTCCGGTATGAGCAGACGGCCGTGGGCGATAAATACGTCTGTGAGAATATGATGGCAAACGGCTATAACCTGGGCGGTGAGCAGTCCGGACACATTATCTTCAGCAAGCACGCGACAACAGGCGACGGCATTCTGACTTCTCTGATGGTCATGGAAGTCATGCTGGAGAAAAAGCAGCCTCTGAGTGTGCTGGCTGATGAAGTGACTATTTATCCTCAGTTGCTGAAAAATGTCCGGGTGGCTGACAAGAAAACGGCCAGGGAGAATCCGAAAGTGATTGCAGCAGTAGCGGCCGCAGGGGAAGCTCTGGGGGACGACGGAAGAATCCTCGTCCGTGAGAGCGGTACGGAACCGGTAATCCGTGTGATGGTAGAGGCTGAGAATGACGTGCTCTGTGCAAAATATGTGGATCAAGTAATTGATGTGATGAAGGCGGAAGGCCTGGTGCTGGATTGA
- a CDS encoding tetratricopeptide repeat protein, whose amino-acid sequence MLCILALTLGGCRGEDSGAYDRGMQALASADYETAMGEFQKAANEDGRKAEAYRGEGIIYLRRQDYAHAVTLFSLSLQEMKFENQEFREDVLFYQAEAYQGTGQRQEAFSIYEELEEGVNGGQACFMRGRMYLLEGDKDQAEADFQRAVEKDGSYETYVRIYEAYSALNLEADGAVYLEEALKLSPSDAADYYQEGRVHYYLEEYDQAKASLNQAVDGGNQEAVMLLGHICLETGDTSGARALYRNYLEKNTRPAAAYNGLALCDIAEGNYDSALSNVKKGLECNDEEENENLLYNEIVIYEYKLDFDTAKGKMQEFLERYPGNEDAVRENKFLQSR is encoded by the coding sequence TTGTTGTGTATTCTGGCGTTGACTCTGGGCGGCTGCAGAGGAGAGGATTCCGGCGCATATGACAGGGGGATGCAGGCTTTGGCTTCCGCGGATTATGAAACTGCGATGGGAGAGTTCCAGAAGGCGGCAAATGAAGACGGAAGAAAGGCGGAAGCCTACCGGGGCGAGGGTATTATCTATCTGCGCAGGCAGGACTATGCTCATGCTGTCACTCTTTTCTCACTGAGCCTGCAGGAAATGAAATTTGAGAACCAGGAATTCCGGGAGGATGTCCTTTTTTATCAGGCTGAGGCTTATCAAGGGACAGGACAGAGGCAGGAGGCCTTTTCCATCTATGAGGAGCTGGAGGAAGGCGTTAACGGCGGGCAGGCCTGTTTTATGAGAGGACGCATGTATCTGCTGGAAGGCGATAAGGACCAGGCGGAAGCAGATTTCCAGAGGGCTGTGGAAAAAGACGGCAGTTATGAGACCTATGTGAGGATCTATGAAGCGTATTCTGCTTTGAATTTGGAAGCGGATGGGGCAGTATATCTGGAAGAAGCACTGAAGCTGTCACCATCAGATGCGGCGGATTACTATCAGGAGGGGAGAGTCCACTATTACCTGGAAGAGTACGATCAGGCGAAGGCCAGCCTTAATCAGGCGGTTGACGGAGGAAACCAGGAGGCGGTAATGCTTCTGGGACATATCTGCCTGGAGACGGGCGACACGTCCGGGGCCAGGGCGCTGTATCGGAATTATCTGGAGAAAAATACCCGTCCTGCAGCCGCTTACAACGGGCTTGCGCTTTGTGATATAGCGGAGGGGAATTATGACAGCGCCCTTTCTAATGTTAAAAAAGGCCTGGAATGCAACGACGAAGAGGAGAACGAAAATCTTCTGTATAATGAAATTGTTATTTATGAATATAAATTAGATTTTGATACCGCTAAGGGGAAGATGCAAGAATTTCTGGAAAGGTATCCGGGGAATGAGGATGCAGTCCGGGAAAATAAATTTTTGCAGAGCAGGTAA
- the hflX gene encoding GTPase HflX gives MYEVEECRERVILVGVCVDSEESTYASVKELEDLARTAGAEVASSVIQNRESVHPGTYIGKGKIEEIRQMLYLLDANGIICDDELTPAQMNHLERELECKVMDRTLLILDIFAGRARTSEGKIQVELAQLKYRQARLIGLRSSLSRLGGGIGTRGPGEKKLEMDRRLISERIGALKKELEEVKRHRDLIREGRQGGNLKTAAIVGYTNAGKSTLLNVLTGAGVLEEDALFATLDPTTRVLDLPGGSQILLTDTVGFIRKLPHHLIEAFKSTLEEAVFADIIVHVVDASSSQMEQQMQVVYETLHQLGVEKKPVVTLFNKQDKVVEKMNLRDHNADYCLKISAKAGIGLQQFREVLEKILLEQQIYLERLYPYNEAGKVALIRQWGQLLEEEFLPEGIQIRAYVPKEIYGKI, from the coding sequence ATGTATGAAGTAGAAGAATGCAGAGAACGCGTGATCCTGGTTGGTGTGTGTGTGGATTCGGAAGAGAGCACGTATGCATCGGTGAAGGAGCTGGAAGACTTAGCCAGGACGGCCGGAGCCGAAGTGGCATCCAGCGTCATCCAGAACCGTGAATCCGTTCATCCAGGGACCTACATTGGAAAAGGAAAAATTGAAGAGATACGCCAGATGCTGTATCTGCTGGATGCCAACGGGATTATCTGTGACGATGAGCTGACCCCGGCTCAGATGAATCATCTTGAGAGAGAGCTGGAATGTAAGGTAATGGACCGGACCCTTCTGATTTTGGATATCTTCGCCGGAAGAGCCAGGACCAGTGAGGGTAAGATACAGGTAGAACTGGCCCAGCTGAAATACCGCCAGGCCAGGCTGATCGGACTGCGCAGTTCCCTGTCCCGCCTCGGCGGGGGAATCGGAACCAGAGGGCCGGGTGAGAAGAAGCTGGAGATGGACCGGCGTCTGATCTCGGAGAGGATCGGAGCTCTGAAGAAAGAGCTGGAGGAAGTAAAACGGCACCGGGACCTGATCCGGGAAGGCCGGCAGGGCGGTAATCTGAAGACGGCTGCCATTGTGGGTTATACTAATGCCGGCAAATCGACGCTGCTCAATGTGCTGACCGGTGCCGGGGTACTGGAAGAAGATGCACTGTTTGCGACGCTGGACCCGACGACCCGTGTGCTGGACCTGCCTGGCGGCAGCCAGATACTTCTGACAGATACGGTTGGTTTTATCCGGAAACTGCCGCATCATCTGATTGAAGCTTTTAAAAGTACGCTGGAGGAGGCAGTTTTTGCGGATATCATCGTGCATGTGGTAGATGCTTCCAGCTCCCAGATGGAACAACAGATGCAGGTAGTTTACGAAACTCTGCACCAGCTGGGTGTGGAGAAGAAACCAGTCGTCACACTGTTCAATAAACAGGATAAAGTAGTGGAGAAAATGAATCTCAGGGATCATAATGCGGATTATTGCCTGAAGATCTCCGCCAAGGCTGGTATCGGCCTGCAGCAGTTCCGGGAAGTGCTGGAAAAGATCCTCCTGGAGCAGCAGATCTATCTGGAACGCCTCTACCCCTATAACGAGGCGGGAAAGGTAGCGTTAATCCGGCAGTGGGGACAGCTGCTGGAGGAGGAATTTCTTCCGGAGGGTATACAGATAAGGGCGTATGTTCCTAAGGAAATATATGGAAAAATTTGA